The nucleotide window CCTGGTGTTCGACGAGGTCGATACCGGTATCGGCGGCGCCGTCTCGGAACTGGTGGGGGCCAAGCTGAAGAATGTGGCTGCCCGTCAGCAGGTGCTCTGCATCACCCATCTGCCGCAGGTGGCGGCATTCGCCGACCAGCACCTGCGGGTCGAGAAGCGGATCGAAAACGGCAGGACCTCCACGTCGGTTACCATGCTGGATACCGTCGCGCGCACGGAGGAGATCGCCCGCATGCTGGGAGGGACCACCATCACCGACACCACCCGCCGGCACGCCGACGAGATGCTCGCCGCGGCGGCCGCCAGAACCTAGCGGCTCAGATCCTCCATTCTGCCTCTACAAAAGCCATTCGGCCACAGAGACACAGGGTCCGGCGTGAATCCGTGAGGCTTTCCAGCCTCCACTCGCTACCCGTGCCTCTGCTCTCGCATTTCCGCCATAAAGCCCGTTCGGGCGAAGATGAAGCGCCACTGGCGGTATGAAGCGGAACTGGCGACGATCGAGCCCCGGCATGACGTTCGCTGCGGCTTCCAAGTCTCACGGATTCAGGTACGGCAGAGCACAAAATGTGTTCCCGCACAAAATGGGTGATTCAGGTTAAGGGTACTTTTCTCTGTGACCCCTGTGGCTAATCGCCCTTCTGAGATTTACACAGGCAGGAGAGCATCATGACCGAACCGATTGCGATAGGCGTCAGTTCCTGTTTGTTGGGCGAAAAGGTCCGATATAACGGGGAACACAAGCTCGACCGCTACATCACCGAGACCCTGGGACGGTTCTTCAGCCTGGTGCCGGTCTGCCCGGAGGTCGGCTGCGGACTGCCAATTCCCCGCGAGCCCATGCGGCTGGAGGGAGACCCATCCGCACCCCGCCTGATGACCATCTCCACCCGCATCGATCTGACCGACCGGATGACCGCCTTTTGCGAAACGAAACTGAAGGAGCTGGAACAGGCCGACCTGTGCGGCTTCATCTTCAAAGAGGGCTCCCCCAGCTCGGGCCTACGGCGGGTCGGGGTGTATCGGGAGCAAAAGAGGATCGCACACGGAAGCGGGCTGTTCGCCGCCGCCTTTGTACGGCATTTTCCGCTCCTGCCGGTGGAGGAGGAGGGGCGCCTGAGCGATCCCGCAGTGCGGGAAAACTTCATCGAACGGGTCTTCTGCTGCCGCCGCTGGAAGAACTTTCTGCGGCAGGGGTGCGACCGGGGTGGGCTGGTGGAATTCCACGCCGACCACAAGCTGTTGCAGATGGCCCACAGCCCGCAGCTCTGCCGCGAGATGGGGGCCCTGGTCGGACAGCCGGGCGAACTGGAACACGGGGAGCTTTTCCGGCGTTACGAAACACTGCTGATGCGGGCCATGGCACTTCCGGCCACGGTCGGCAAGCACACCAACGTGCTGATGCACATCATGGGCTACTTCAAGCGGCAGCTGGCCGATCGGGAAAAAGCGGAGCTGCTGGTTGCCATCGAACAGTACCACCAGCTGACGGTGCCGCTGATCGTTCCGCTCACCCTGCTGAAGCACTACGCGCACACCTGCGGCCAGCAGTACCTCCAGCGGCAGGTCTACCTGAACCCGCACCCCACCGAACTGATGCTGCGCAATCACGCCTGACCCTTCCCCCGCCCCGCGGACTGTTCATGGGGTCACGCCTTCTCCCGCTGTTGCATGAACATCTTGATCAGGTCGATCGGCACCGGGAAGACCACGGTTGAATTCTTTTCGGAGGATATTTCGGTCAGGGTCTGCAAGTAGCGCAGCTGCAGGGCGGTCGGCTCCATGGCCAGAACGTTGGCCGCCTGGGCCAGTTTCTCCGAGGCTTGCAGTTCCCCTTCGGCATGGATCACCTTGGAGCGCCGCTCGCGTTCCGCCTCGGCCTGCCGGGCAATGGCACGCTGCATTTCCTGGGGCAGATCGATATTCTTGACCTCCACCGTGGCCACCTTGACTCCCCAGGGGCCGGTGTGCCGATCGAGAATCTCCTGCAACTCCTTGT belongs to Geobacter sp. SVR and includes:
- a CDS encoding DUF523 and DUF1722 domain-containing protein, which gives rise to MTEPIAIGVSSCLLGEKVRYNGEHKLDRYITETLGRFFSLVPVCPEVGCGLPIPREPMRLEGDPSAPRLMTISTRIDLTDRMTAFCETKLKELEQADLCGFIFKEGSPSSGLRRVGVYREQKRIAHGSGLFAAAFVRHFPLLPVEEEGRLSDPAVRENFIERVFCCRRWKNFLRQGCDRGGLVEFHADHKLLQMAHSPQLCREMGALVGQPGELEHGELFRRYETLLMRAMALPATVGKHTNVLMHIMGYFKRQLADREKAELLVAIEQYHQLTVPLIVPLTLLKHYAHTCGQQYLQRQVYLNPHPTELMLRNHA